In a genomic window of Streptomyces roseoviridis:
- a CDS encoding glycosyl hydrolase translates to MPAPRNRPAAVLVLATALAAVGLVPTAPPAAAATVPVGSGSYSDSRPAGTSGPTTNTGTPVTPKVTAAAQGRPVPTNDWWSSLAFQRYGDNPYSTPMYGHPLTYQATAGGLDIGYPTSPQIVGDGRQYEYPHKRDLTVGLTGLNSPDTKADAWSDWTVTPYWSDGTRTLRTTIGHGSPFVYAKGSGGNAQITTAAAPTVFADQGNVLGITVSGHHYALFAPTGTDWNVSGTTITTGLGGKDYFSVAVLPSTGALATYRKYAFSFVTGSTVNWSYTGGTVRATYTLSTEAKEGTERGTLQALYRHQWLHTTDALTSYTYVSPRGTMKVREAASFTTAQKASAVLPALPRTGGVDTARLRTHLNETANAADPFSGAVDTYWTGKALGKLAQLVPVADQIGETAIRDKLLGLIKGRLQDWFTAGGANEFSYDPAWKTLTGYPASYGSDTELNDHHFHYGYYVYAAAIVAQYDPAWAAGSAWGGMVRTLVRDTANPARTDTAFPFLRGFDVYAGHSWASGHQGFAAGNNQESSSESTNLSAALVLWGSATGDTALRDLGTYLLTTEAEAVAQYWFDADQQVFPGSFGHDTVGMVWGSGGAYATWWTANPEEIHGINVLPVTAGGSLHLGGRKDAVRRNIAEMERENGGPAVEWRDILWEFQSLADPAAAKAKWDAGHAAYTPEAGESKAHTYHWIGTLDALGAPDAGVTGDLPTSAVFTKGTVRTYAAHNHGSTARTVTFSDGRTLTVPARSTAVGTGTGGDPGPDPGPSTGNTFQLRSGGTLTTAGGGTAGADTIASADGANHDGTPYRPLVYEARGVNGTLTPGAATAFRLQVDAGTTVGLGQQARVSYDLTGDGTFERTETYHYFATDPVTGWEEYAQTRGLASASGTLGNLTNGTVRLEVWSAIGNGTSRLQTGTDRSVLVIPYG, encoded by the coding sequence ATGCCCGCCCCCCGCAACCGACCGGCCGCCGTGCTGGTCCTGGCCACCGCCCTGGCCGCGGTCGGACTCGTCCCGACCGCCCCACCGGCCGCGGCCGCCACCGTCCCCGTAGGCTCCGGCAGTTACTCCGACAGCCGCCCCGCCGGAACCTCCGGCCCCACCACCAACACCGGCACCCCCGTCACCCCCAAGGTCACGGCCGCCGCCCAGGGCAGGCCGGTGCCCACCAATGACTGGTGGTCCTCCCTGGCCTTCCAGCGCTACGGCGACAACCCGTACTCCACCCCCATGTACGGGCACCCCCTCACCTACCAGGCCACCGCCGGCGGCCTCGACATCGGCTACCCGACCAGCCCGCAGATCGTCGGCGACGGCCGCCAGTACGAGTACCCCCACAAGCGCGACCTCACCGTCGGCCTCACCGGCCTCAACTCGCCCGACACCAAGGCCGACGCCTGGTCCGACTGGACCGTCACGCCCTACTGGTCCGACGGCACCCGCACCCTGCGCACCACCATCGGACACGGCAGCCCCTTCGTGTACGCCAAGGGGTCCGGCGGCAACGCCCAGATCACCACCGCGGCCGCCCCCACCGTCTTCGCCGACCAGGGCAACGTCCTCGGCATCACCGTCTCCGGACACCACTACGCCCTGTTCGCCCCCACCGGCACCGACTGGAACGTCTCCGGCACCACCATCACCACCGGCCTCGGCGGCAAGGACTACTTCTCCGTCGCCGTCCTGCCCTCCACCGGCGCCCTCGCCACCTACCGGAAGTACGCCTTCAGCTTCGTCACCGGCTCCACCGTGAACTGGAGCTACACCGGCGGCACCGTACGGGCCACCTACACCCTCAGCACCGAGGCCAAGGAGGGCACCGAGCGCGGCACCCTCCAGGCCCTCTACCGCCACCAGTGGCTCCACACCACCGACGCCCTCACCTCCTACACCTACGTCTCGCCGCGCGGCACCATGAAGGTCCGCGAGGCGGCGTCCTTCACCACCGCCCAGAAGGCGTCCGCCGTGCTGCCCGCCCTGCCGAGGACCGGCGGCGTCGACACGGCCCGGCTGCGGACCCACCTCAACGAGACCGCGAACGCCGCCGACCCGTTCTCCGGAGCCGTCGACACCTACTGGACCGGCAAGGCCCTCGGGAAACTCGCCCAACTGGTCCCCGTCGCCGACCAGATCGGCGAGACGGCGATCCGCGACAAGCTGCTCGGGCTGATCAAGGGCCGCCTCCAGGACTGGTTCACCGCGGGCGGCGCCAACGAGTTCTCGTACGACCCGGCGTGGAAGACCCTCACCGGCTACCCCGCCTCCTACGGCAGCGACACCGAACTCAACGACCACCACTTCCACTACGGCTACTACGTCTACGCCGCCGCGATCGTCGCCCAGTACGACCCCGCCTGGGCCGCCGGCTCCGCCTGGGGCGGCATGGTCAGGACCCTGGTCCGCGACACCGCCAACCCGGCCCGCACCGACACGGCCTTCCCCTTCCTGCGCGGCTTCGACGTCTACGCCGGCCACAGCTGGGCCTCCGGCCACCAGGGCTTCGCCGCCGGCAACAACCAGGAGTCGTCCTCCGAGTCGACCAACCTCAGCGCCGCGCTCGTCCTGTGGGGCTCGGCCACCGGCGACACCGCGCTGCGCGACCTCGGCACCTATCTCCTGACCACCGAGGCCGAGGCCGTCGCCCAGTACTGGTTCGACGCCGACCAGCAGGTCTTCCCCGGCTCCTTCGGCCACGACACCGTCGGCATGGTCTGGGGCAGCGGCGGCGCCTACGCCACCTGGTGGACCGCCAACCCCGAGGAGATCCACGGCATCAACGTCCTGCCCGTCACCGCCGGCGGCTCCCTCCACCTCGGCGGCCGCAAGGACGCCGTCCGCCGCAACATCGCCGAGATGGAACGCGAGAACGGCGGCCCCGCCGTCGAATGGCGCGACATCCTCTGGGAGTTCCAGTCACTCGCCGACCCGGCCGCCGCGAAGGCGAAGTGGGACGCCGGACACGCCGCCTACACCCCGGAGGCCGGCGAGTCCAAGGCGCACACCTACCACTGGATCGGCACGCTCGACGCGCTCGGCGCACCCGACGCCGGCGTCACCGGCGACCTGCCCACCTCCGCCGTCTTCACCAAGGGCACGGTGCGCACCTACGCGGCCCACAACCACGGCTCCACCGCCCGGACCGTCACCTTCTCCGACGGCAGGACCCTGACCGTGCCCGCCCGCTCGACCGCCGTCGGCACCGGAACGGGCGGCGACCCCGGCCCCGACCCCGGCCCGTCGACCGGGAACACCTTCCAGCTCCGCTCCGGAGGCACCCTCACCACCGCCGGCGGCGGCACGGCCGGGGCCGACACGATCGCCTCCGCCGACGGCGCCAACCACGACGGCACCCCGTACCGGCCGCTCGTCTACGAGGCCCGCGGCGTCAACGGCACCCTCACCCCGGGCGCCGCCACCGCCTTCCGGCTCCAGGTCGACGCCGGCACCACGGTCGGCCTCGGCCAGCAGGCCAGGGTCAGCTACGACCTGACCGGCGACGGCACCTTCGAGCGGACCGAGACGTACCACTACTTCGCCACCGACCCGGTGACCGGCTGGGAGGAGTACGCCCAGACCCGCGGCCTGGCGTCGGCGAGCGGCACGCTCGGCAACCTCACGAACGGCACCGTGCGCCTGGAGGTGTGGAGCGCGATCGGCAACGGGACGTCGAGGCTCCAGACCGGCACGGACAGGTCCGTCCTGGTGATCCCGTACGGCTGA
- a CDS encoding LacI family DNA-binding transcriptional regulator — protein sequence MPESSTGSRPTLEAVAARAGVSRATVSRVVNGGAGVREALVEKVRRAVEELGYVPNQAARTLVTRRNGAVAVIIAEPEFRIFSDPFFEQQVRGISRELAAHDSQLVLLWVEGPGDHERIARYLGGGHVDGALAFSLHNDGELAALIGRARIPTVFGGRSAAGRDVAVPYVDCDNRGGAREAVRHLVSLGRRRVAHIAGPRDLMAALDRLDGYHDVLPGADPELVADGDFTEASGARAMAGLLDRWPDVDGVFAANDLMASGALRTLRERGVRVPEDVAVVGFDDMPAVVRDTVPALTTVRQDIEGMGRLMVRLLMRVLDEGGDRTPESIVTPTALVRRASA from the coding sequence TTGCCCGAGTCGAGCACGGGGTCCCGCCCCACGCTGGAAGCCGTCGCCGCGCGTGCCGGGGTCTCGCGGGCCACCGTGTCGCGGGTCGTGAACGGGGGCGCGGGGGTGCGGGAGGCCCTGGTGGAGAAGGTGCGGCGGGCGGTCGAGGAGCTGGGTTACGTGCCCAACCAGGCGGCGCGCACGCTGGTGACCCGGCGCAACGGGGCGGTGGCGGTGATCATCGCGGAGCCGGAGTTCCGGATCTTCTCCGACCCGTTCTTCGAGCAGCAGGTGCGGGGCATCAGCCGGGAGCTGGCCGCGCACGACTCGCAGCTGGTGCTGCTGTGGGTCGAGGGGCCCGGCGACCACGAGCGGATCGCACGGTACCTCGGGGGCGGCCATGTCGACGGGGCGCTCGCGTTCTCGCTGCACAACGACGGTGAGCTCGCGGCGCTGATCGGGCGGGCCCGGATCCCCACCGTGTTCGGCGGCCGGTCGGCGGCGGGACGGGACGTCGCGGTGCCGTACGTCGACTGCGACAACCGGGGCGGGGCCCGCGAGGCCGTACGGCACCTGGTCTCGCTGGGGCGCCGGCGCGTGGCGCACATCGCGGGGCCCCGGGACCTGATGGCGGCGCTCGACCGGCTCGACGGCTACCACGACGTCCTGCCGGGCGCCGATCCCGAGCTGGTCGCCGACGGGGACTTCACGGAGGCGAGCGGCGCCCGCGCGATGGCCGGGCTGCTCGACCGGTGGCCGGACGTGGACGGCGTCTTCGCCGCGAACGACCTGATGGCCTCGGGCGCCCTGAGGACGCTGCGGGAGCGGGGGGTCCGGGTCCCCGAGGACGTGGCGGTCGTCGGTTTCGACGACATGCCCGCGGTCGTGCGGGACACCGTGCCCGCGCTGACGACGGTGCGTCAGGACATCGAGGGCATGGGCCGGCTGATGGTGCGGCTGCTGATGCGGGTCCTGGACGAGGGCGGTGACCGTACGCCGGAGTCGATCGTCACTCCGACGGCGCTGGTCCGCCGCGCCTCGGCCTGA
- a CDS encoding NADH:flavin oxidoreductase/NADH oxidase, translated as MSSLFSPLSLRSLTVPNRVWMAAMCQYSAAPDGDAAGVPTDWHFAHLAARATGGTGLIITEATAVVPEGRISPYDLGIWNDAQVTAFRRVTDFLKSQGSVPGVQLAHAGRKASTERTWVDRGRPIAPDEPHGWTPVGPSAVPFSAASTTPEELTGEGIAAIVRAFADGARRALAAGFEVVEIHGAHGYLIHEFLSPYSNHRTDGYGGSFEGRTRFPLEVVDAVRAVWPDELPLFFRVSATDWLTENPEDDREGWTLDDTVRFAKELQARGVDLLDVSTGGNVPDARIDVHPGYQVPFAERVRRETGMPVAAVGLITEPEQAEHVLASGRADAVLLGRELLRDPFWARHAAVALGDEVPSPVQYHRA; from the coding sequence ATGAGTTCCCTCTTCAGCCCCCTGTCCCTCAGGTCCCTGACCGTGCCCAACCGCGTGTGGATGGCCGCGATGTGCCAGTACAGCGCCGCCCCGGACGGTGACGCGGCCGGCGTTCCGACGGACTGGCACTTCGCCCACCTGGCCGCTCGCGCCACCGGCGGGACCGGTCTGATCATCACGGAGGCGACGGCCGTCGTCCCCGAGGGCCGCATCAGCCCGTACGACCTCGGCATCTGGAACGACGCCCAGGTCACCGCCTTCCGGCGCGTCACCGACTTCCTCAAGAGCCAGGGCAGTGTGCCCGGCGTCCAGCTGGCTCATGCCGGGCGGAAGGCGTCGACCGAGCGCACCTGGGTCGACCGGGGCCGTCCGATCGCGCCGGACGAGCCCCACGGCTGGACTCCGGTCGGCCCCAGCGCCGTGCCGTTCTCGGCGGCCTCGACGACCCCCGAGGAGCTCACCGGGGAAGGCATCGCCGCGATCGTCCGGGCCTTCGCGGACGGTGCCCGGCGCGCCCTCGCGGCGGGCTTCGAGGTGGTGGAGATCCACGGCGCCCACGGGTATCTGATCCACGAGTTCCTCTCCCCCTACAGCAACCACCGCACCGACGGCTACGGCGGCTCCTTCGAGGGCCGCACCCGCTTCCCGCTGGAGGTCGTCGACGCCGTCCGCGCCGTGTGGCCCGACGAGCTGCCGCTGTTCTTCCGCGTCTCGGCCACGGACTGGCTCACCGAGAACCCCGAGGACGACCGGGAGGGCTGGACCCTCGACGACACCGTGCGCTTCGCCAAGGAGCTCCAGGCTCGCGGGGTCGACCTGCTCGACGTGTCCACCGGCGGCAACGTCCCCGACGCCCGGATCGACGTCCACCCCGGTTACCAGGTGCCCTTCGCCGAACGGGTCCGGCGGGAGACCGGCATGCCGGTGGCGGCCGTGGGCCTGATCACCGAGCCGGAGCAGGCGGAGCACGTCCTCGCCTCCGGCCGGGCCGACGCCGTCCTCCTCGGCCGCGAACTCCTGCGCGACCCGTTCTGGGCCCGGCACGCCGCCGTCGCCCTGGGCGACGAGGTGCCCTCGCCGGTGCAGTACCACCGGGCGTGA
- a CDS encoding MFS transporter — protein MPLALLALAVGAFGIGTTEFVVMGLLPGIAADYGVSIPTAGLLVTGYALGVVVGAPLLTVLGNKVSRKRMLMLLMGLFVIGNLVSALAPSFGTMLAGRVIASLAHGSFFGLGSVVAAGLVAPDKKAGAIATMFTGLTVANIVGVPLGTFIGQAVGWRTTFAIVAALGVVGLLGIARLVPAVPRPEGARLRGELTAFRNPQVLLAMAMTVLGFGGVFAAITYIAPMMTDVAGYSEGAVTWLLVLFGVGMFLGNLIGGRFADRALMPLLYATLGGLALVLALFTVVADDKVLAAIAVLLIGALGFATVPPLQKRVLDQAHSAPTLASAVNIGAFNLGNALAAWLGGLVIAAGFGFTAPNWVGALLAAAALGLAFRSAALERRAPARAPAGVPATGAAAPARIPVPH, from the coding sequence ATGCCGCTCGCACTCCTCGCCCTCGCGGTCGGGGCCTTCGGAATCGGCACGACCGAGTTCGTCGTCATGGGGCTGCTGCCGGGGATCGCCGCCGACTACGGCGTCTCCATCCCCACCGCCGGACTGCTGGTCACCGGCTACGCGCTCGGCGTCGTCGTCGGGGCGCCGCTGCTGACCGTCCTCGGCAACAAGGTGAGCCGCAAGCGGATGCTCATGCTGCTGATGGGCCTGTTCGTGATCGGCAACCTGGTCTCCGCGCTCGCCCCGAGCTTCGGGACGATGCTGGCCGGGCGCGTGATCGCCTCCCTCGCCCACGGCTCGTTCTTCGGGCTCGGGTCCGTCGTCGCCGCCGGGCTGGTCGCCCCGGACAAGAAGGCCGGCGCCATCGCCACCATGTTCACCGGCCTGACGGTCGCCAACATCGTCGGGGTGCCGCTCGGCACCTTCATCGGCCAGGCGGTCGGCTGGCGCACCACCTTCGCGATCGTGGCCGCGCTCGGCGTGGTCGGTCTGCTCGGCATCGCCCGGCTCGTGCCCGCCGTGCCCCGCCCCGAGGGGGCCCGACTGCGCGGCGAGCTGACCGCGTTCCGCAACCCCCAGGTGCTGCTCGCGATGGCGATGACCGTGCTCGGCTTCGGCGGTGTCTTCGCCGCGATCACCTACATCGCACCGATGATGACCGACGTCGCCGGCTACTCCGAGGGCGCCGTCACCTGGCTGCTGGTCCTCTTCGGCGTGGGCATGTTCCTCGGCAACCTCATCGGCGGCCGGTTCGCCGACCGTGCGCTGATGCCCCTGCTGTACGCCACCCTCGGCGGGCTGGCGCTCGTCCTCGCGCTGTTCACCGTGGTCGCCGACGACAAGGTCCTCGCCGCGATCGCCGTCCTGCTCATCGGGGCGCTCGGCTTCGCCACCGTGCCGCCGCTCCAGAAGCGCGTCCTGGACCAGGCGCACAGTGCGCCCACCCTGGCCTCCGCCGTCAACATCGGCGCCTTCAACCTCGGCAACGCGCTCGCCGCCTGGCTCGGCGGTCTCGTCATCGCGGCCGGCTTCGGCTTCACCGCTCCCAACTGGGTGGGTGCCCTGCTCGCCGCGGCCGCTCTCGGCCTCGCGTTCCGGTCCGCCGCGCTGGAGCGCCGCGCCCCCGCCCGCGCGCCCGCCGGTGTCCCGGCGACCGGCGCCGCCGCCCCGGCCCGTATACCCGTCCCCCACTGA
- a CDS encoding helix-turn-helix domain-containing protein, producing MEALAVRLSGLDPYVDGAIRIVTFYDTLMRRRVELPALARASAGLAECVAGIRLHATGRAVRVSPGGTHAAAPPLPASTTVPVVLDEEEIGTVWLERPGPPNPLDEVLLDRLAIAVGAAVERYGPAPTTMADPALVELVVSTDGDEAARARALRLLGFAAGRPVHVVSVRTDLPLDRIGARICPEGVVKAAALADTGVILATAVDRAGFPAGARAGIGAADHPGLAWRQARTALRFTTARQPVVHHAELGSLALLADIPPQAARANPDVAAVARIAGDPEDLETLDAYCRTGSLRRAADLLHLHHSSVSRRVEHLGRHLDLDLTDPTGLTRARLALTVWRLLEP from the coding sequence ATGGAGGCACTGGCCGTACGGCTGTCGGGGCTCGATCCGTACGTCGACGGGGCGATCCGCATCGTCACGTTCTACGACACGCTGATGCGCCGGCGCGTCGAACTCCCCGCGCTCGCACGGGCGTCGGCGGGCCTGGCCGAGTGCGTCGCGGGGATCCGGCTGCACGCCACGGGCCGGGCCGTGCGCGTGTCACCCGGGGGCACCCACGCCGCCGCCCCGCCGCTGCCCGCGTCGACCACGGTGCCGGTCGTCCTCGACGAGGAGGAGATCGGCACCGTGTGGCTGGAACGTCCCGGCCCGCCCAACCCCCTCGACGAGGTCCTCCTCGACCGGCTCGCGATCGCCGTGGGCGCGGCCGTCGAACGGTACGGCCCGGCCCCCACCACCATGGCCGACCCCGCCCTGGTCGAACTGGTCGTCAGCACCGACGGCGACGAGGCCGCCCGGGCCCGCGCCCTGCGGCTCCTCGGCTTCGCCGCCGGTCGCCCCGTCCACGTCGTCTCCGTGCGCACCGACCTGCCGCTCGACAGGATCGGCGCCCGCATCTGCCCCGAGGGCGTGGTGAAGGCGGCCGCGCTCGCCGACACCGGCGTCATCCTGGCGACCGCCGTGGACCGGGCGGGTTTCCCCGCGGGCGCGCGCGCCGGAATCGGCGCCGCCGACCACCCCGGCCTCGCCTGGCGGCAGGCCCGTACCGCCCTGCGCTTCACCACCGCGCGCCAGCCCGTCGTCCACCACGCCGAGCTGGGCTCCCTCGCCCTCCTGGCCGACATCCCGCCCCAGGCCGCCCGCGCCAACCCGGACGTGGCCGCGGTGGCCCGGATCGCCGGTGACCCCGAGGACCTGGAGACCCTGGACGCCTACTGCCGCACCGGCTCCCTGCGCCGCGCCGCCGACCTCCTCCACCTCCACCACAGCAGCGTCTCCCGCCGCGTCGAACACCTGGGCAGACACCTGGACCTCGACCTCACCGACCCCACCGGCCTGACCCGCGCCCGCCTCGCCCTGACCGTGTGGCGCCTCCTCGAACCGTGA
- a CDS encoding sigma-70 family RNA polymerase sigma factor: MEAPNGTDLVRAAQGGDLKAQDQLVAAYLPLVYNIVGRAMNGHHEVDDVVQETMLRALDGLGGLRSPDSFRSWLVAIAMNAIRAHWHRRQTGHTTAALDDARDLAQPGADFVDLTVARLQLSGQRRETAEATRWLEPEDSALLSLWWLECAGELTRHEVAAALRLSTEHTAVRVQRMKAQLEAARVVVRALSAQPLCPTLRTGLDGWDGHPSGLWRKRIARHARTCPHCAGLWHGLVPAEGLLAGLLLVPPAALLLTHVRESAGLALAAAPVPAAGGPALGADGPRTGAARARHAAAPGPRGARRKEQQRKRGRRRAVAAAGLAVVAVTGGAFVLVTGPEAGDQDATDVTQASAPDAASGLASRSATTPGTGTPSVSPSATTSAAPGASRSARPSRTAEPSPPAEASTTPAAPRPTALVTRPRSTSAGAAGGSGGSSDSRQVIDLVNTERARAGCGPLTENGLLTRAAQGHSDDMAARDFFDHTDPDGDGPGERVTATGYRWSTYGENIAKGQRTPAQVMDSWMNSPGHRANILNCDFREIGIGIHSAGGPYWTQVFGAQ, translated from the coding sequence ATGGAAGCACCGAACGGCACGGACCTCGTCAGGGCCGCGCAAGGCGGCGACCTGAAGGCGCAGGACCAGCTCGTCGCCGCGTACCTTCCGCTCGTCTACAACATCGTGGGCCGGGCGATGAACGGCCACCACGAGGTGGACGACGTCGTGCAGGAGACGATGCTGCGGGCACTCGACGGGCTCGGCGGACTGCGCTCCCCGGACAGCTTCCGCTCCTGGCTCGTCGCCATCGCCATGAACGCCATCCGCGCCCACTGGCACCGCCGGCAGACCGGCCACACCACCGCCGCCCTCGACGACGCGCGGGACCTCGCCCAGCCCGGCGCCGACTTCGTGGACCTGACGGTCGCCCGGCTCCAGCTGTCGGGACAGCGGCGCGAGACCGCCGAGGCCACCCGCTGGCTGGAGCCCGAGGACAGCGCCCTGCTGTCCCTGTGGTGGCTCGAATGCGCCGGAGAGCTCACCCGGCACGAGGTCGCCGCCGCCCTGCGGCTGTCGACCGAACACACTGCCGTCCGCGTCCAGCGCATGAAGGCGCAGCTGGAGGCCGCCCGGGTCGTCGTACGGGCCCTGTCGGCCCAGCCGCTGTGCCCCACCCTGCGCACCGGACTCGACGGCTGGGACGGCCACCCCTCCGGTCTGTGGCGCAAGCGAATAGCCCGCCACGCCCGCACCTGCCCCCACTGCGCCGGCCTGTGGCACGGCCTCGTACCCGCCGAGGGCCTGCTCGCCGGACTGCTGCTCGTGCCCCCGGCGGCACTGCTCCTCACCCACGTCCGCGAGAGCGCCGGCCTCGCCCTCGCCGCCGCGCCCGTACCCGCCGCGGGCGGCCCGGCGCTCGGCGCGGACGGCCCCCGTACCGGCGCGGCCCGGGCCCGGCACGCCGCCGCGCCCGGGCCGCGCGGCGCCCGCCGCAAGGAGCAGCAGCGCAAGCGCGGCCGCCGCCGGGCCGTCGCCGCCGCGGGCCTCGCTGTGGTGGCCGTCACCGGCGGCGCCTTCGTCCTGGTCACCGGCCCCGAGGCCGGCGACCAGGACGCCACCGACGTGACCCAGGCATCGGCCCCCGACGCCGCCTCCGGCCTCGCCTCGCGGTCGGCCACGACGCCGGGCACCGGTACGCCCTCGGTCTCGCCCTCCGCCACGACCAGCGCCGCCCCCGGCGCGAGCCGCAGCGCCCGGCCGAGCCGCACGGCCGAACCCTCGCCGCCCGCCGAGGCGAGCACCACGCCCGCCGCGCCCCGCCCCACGGCGCTCGTGACCCGACCCCGGTCCACAAGCGCCGGGGCCGCCGGCGGCTCCGGCGGCAGCTCGGACTCCCGTCAGGTGATCGACCTGGTCAACACGGAGCGGGCGCGGGCGGGCTGCGGCCCGCTGACCGAGAACGGACTCCTCACCAGGGCCGCCCAGGGACACTCCGACGACATGGCCGCGCGGGACTTCTTCGACCACACCGACCCCGACGGCGACGGCCCCGGCGAGCGGGTCACCGCCACCGGATACCGCTGGTCCACGTACGGCGAGAACATCGCGAAGGGCCAGCGCACCCCCGCTCAGGTGATGGACTCCTGGATGAACAGCCCCGGCCACCGGGCGAACATCCTCAACTGCGACTTCCGCGAGATCGGCATCGGCATCCACAGCGCCGGCGGCCCCTACTGGACGCAGGTCTTCGGCGCGCAGTGA
- a CDS encoding DUF998 domain-containing protein — MRAVPKWTLVPSGCAPVVLVAGWTTAGALEGPSYDAVRQTISVLAAYGARGFWVMTGALLALGVCHLGTAWGLRAAAPAGRAALAAGGVAALAVAMVPTPSSGGALRHGSVVAVGFTLLALWPVLAARPGDRPAPWALRRAPAYAATLLMGAGALWFLVEANRQGAAGVAERLVTCVQSLWPLVVVVSCLRHQHVARRGRGPGERHVEGSGRAAR; from the coding sequence ATGCGAGCCGTACCGAAGTGGACCCTCGTGCCGTCGGGCTGCGCCCCCGTGGTGCTGGTGGCCGGCTGGACGACCGCGGGCGCGCTGGAAGGACCGTCCTACGACGCCGTCCGGCAGACGATCAGCGTGCTCGCGGCGTACGGGGCCCGGGGGTTCTGGGTGATGACCGGCGCACTGCTCGCCCTGGGCGTGTGCCACCTCGGCACCGCCTGGGGGCTGCGGGCGGCCGCCCCCGCCGGGCGCGCGGCGCTGGCCGCCGGGGGAGTGGCGGCCCTGGCCGTGGCGATGGTCCCGACGCCGAGCAGCGGAGGGGCCCTGCGCCACGGGTCCGTCGTCGCCGTGGGCTTCACCCTGCTCGCCCTGTGGCCGGTCCTGGCCGCCCGCCCCGGCGACCGGCCGGCCCCCTGGGCGCTGCGGCGCGCACCCGCCTACGCGGCGACGCTGCTGATGGGGGCCGGTGCGCTCTGGTTCCTGGTCGAGGCGAACCGCCAGGGCGCCGCGGGCGTCGCCGAACGCCTGGTGACCTGCGTGCAGTCGCTGTGGCCCCTGGTGGTCGTCGTCTCGTGCCTGCGCCACCAGCACGTCGCCCGGCGCGGTCGCGGGCCGGGGGAGCGGCACGTGGAAGGGTCCGGGCGAGCGGCGCGCTGA